The DNA window TAACAGTTTCCacagaaactgaacattacTACCCTCAGTGTGGGATTCATTGCAGGACTGTAAGagtgcattatttttttaactatgGTGTACCTAATAATCTGGCAAAGTGTATATTTTCCAAAGACTTTGATGGTGTTGGCTCAAAGCCTTTCAGCTTTGGATCACATGCGTTGTTCACTTGAAATAAGTCTGAAGTAAATTGATTTAGGCTACAGAGAACAGGTCAGACAGAATCTGAGGTATAGCCTataatcaattttattttcatttaaaccaTTGGAACATTAATACAAATAAGCACGCATATTGAACTTGACATTATAAATCtaacaatataaatattgaaACCCTCTCTCAGTCAGTCATAAACAACATCTATTTTTCAGAATGtattggggaaaaaaacgaTTACATTTACTTTGAACATGATTATAGGTTATATATGTGACGGCACACTTTAAAGTTCAGTTTTCAGTGCAAAAGTCCTACACATGGAATAAGGCAAAGACTTTCTAGAAAGATTAGAAACTATACAAACACTGTTTAAAGAGAAAAGTTTGCACAGTTTACGCAGACATACTCTATAGGAAGGCCTATAAGGGTATACAAAACACATTGGTGTTGGTCCCAGTATCGATCACTATTGGCTAGTATAATCCATCATACTTTACCTTGGCTGTCCTAATGAGAAGGAGGTCTAATAAGGGTTAAAGAACACCCAAAACTAAAGTATTTGATCAGTTCTCCAAAGCTCCGCAATCATTCACTCAGGTGAACAGTTGAATGGCTACAATAATAGTATAGGCAGCACAGGCTAATTATAACAAAGATGATTTCAATTATCTCGGTCTCCTCTGCTCCATCCCATTGGGCAGAAATCCTGCAATGATCGGGACCGGCCATATGAGAGCAGCAACACTCCACACAATGATGACCAAAGTCATGAAACAAGCCACAAGTGTCGACTCGATGGGCTTTCTGTTCAGCCTCCAACTTTTGTCCCCCTTCAGCTCGTCGAGGCTGAAATCCACGCAGCAGAAAGTCACCTGATCCCCGGTCTGCTGGCCCCTCGACCTGCCCTGACCGAACCTCCGGTACCGGGACATCCCGCAGCCCACGCACAGTCTCAACTCCTGCTGACCCCCGGTGACCCCGAGGTGCTCGATGACGACAGGCGAGATCGCCCTGTTGAAAGACGCGGAGAAAAAAGCCCTTCCGTGGTTATTGGTGGTGTAGATGAGCACATCACACTGGAAGCCGAAGCTGCTGTCCCAGCGGGCCACGAGCGAGGTGGGCAGGAGCCTCTGGACGCTCACGTTGCACTGGGACATGGTCTGCAGGGAGGAGGCGTCGGGCGAGGCTTCGCTCTCCTCCACAGACCTCTTGGAGAAGCGCACGTCCACCTCCAGGTTGGCCAGGAACCTGTTGGAGGAGTTGATGGGTGGCAGGAGGAGGTCTTCTTCGCTCCAGCCTTGGCATCGCTGGAGAAGTCCGGCCACCGCGGTGAGAGCCAGCAGGAGAGTCGGAGAGTCGTTCAGCATGGCACAGGGCGCGTCTCTCCTGCTCGCATGGTGCTGTGACGATCCGCAGGCGACGGACGAGGCGTGCAATGTTTGAAAATGCCACTCGCCGGCGATTAGAAAAAACGCAGCTCCCAATGGAGAGATTCAATTCCCTTGCCCGAATGGTATAAATGGAAACGTCCAAAGCCTGTCACATGGGCGCATCCCCCCTCCCTTTGGATGTTTCCCTTCTGACTTGTTCTCCAAATGTATCTTGCAATCGCTTTACAGGAGAAGCAGGCTGAGAAGCACTGCGCGCTGCCTTCATCACAGCTCTGAGCTTCACTCCCCCTCTGTCACTTCAGGTGCGAGCGCTGCGCTGAGGACGAAAACACAGAGGAGTGGTGAGGGGGGGGGCTCCAGTGCGCAGGGACAACACACATCTTCCATTCAACAATCCTTACATACAAACGCTCAACTTTCTCGGttaagtgaaataaaattatttgatttgaaAACAAATTCCAGTCTTACTCTGGCTGTCTCTGCTGATCTGACTTCTCTCTACCTGTGCGCGGCGCACTTCCTCTCTCCCAGCATGAGGAAAGACTGAGGCAAATAATAGGCAACAAATAACACACTGTATTCAGACAGTCTGCAGAGAACAAACCTTCTCTATACCGCCAGGAACAGGcacatatgtatttattttgttggcTTAAAAGTGGTCAAATATAAATATGCCGAAACAAAAAATATTGGAATCACCCAATTAAATACCCACTGCGTGTACTGTGTTAACTGTAAAACACCTCCAGGCTGCTAAAACTCCCAatgttgcaaaaaaaagaaaaagaaaagaggacagGAGCTCAGTGTCCACCGTGGGTGCTACAGCCCTGGATATGAGCTATAAGGAAAGAGATATAACGTATTTTCATGCTGAAATTAaagcacacatttttacattttgtatttctaaaatcctatTTAAATGTAATTGGGCTTTGATGTCCCTAAAGGCT is part of the Siniperca chuatsi isolate FFG_IHB_CAS linkage group LG9, ASM2008510v1, whole genome shotgun sequence genome and encodes:
- the LOC122882137 gene encoding transmembrane protein 158; its protein translation is MLNDSPTLLLALTAVAGLLQRCQGWSEEDLLLPPINSSNRFLANLEVDVRFSKRSVEESEASPDASSLQTMSQCNVSVQRLLPTSLVARWDSSFGFQCDVLIYTTNNHGRAFFSASFNRAISPVVIEHLGVTGGQQELRLCVGCGMSRYRRFGQGRSRGQQTGDQVTFCCVDFSLDELKGDKSWRLNRKPIESTLVACFMTLVIIVWSVAALIWPVPIIAGFLPNGMEQRRPR